A part of Ziziphus jujuba cultivar Dongzao chromosome 8, ASM3175591v1 genomic DNA contains:
- the LOC132805023 gene encoding ankyrin repeat-containing protein BDA1-like: MKFVELFLDQMNNDKFLARDKEGMTALHISATNGHVDVITTLMDKCPDIYQLLDENDPTALHVAVESREEKVVKFFLQSITFQDLVNEKDKEGNTAFHLVSAQVDVQILGMLANDSNIDKRATNDEGMTFVGIILSNKKLKDIEIAVTNMHTRAQLKIMLELKIDTGVASSEQNHIIAAATFAVTGQQEAISKAAQLEAKVTMVVATGLQVAYPGSLPRVILLTLVLLFPIVFTAIMFTAVNTIKMFRSTRRKEPHNTVSGLWS; encoded by the exons ATGAAATTTGTTGAACTGTTTCTGGATCAGATGAATAATGATAAGTTCCTTGCAAGGGACAAAGAAGGTATGACTGCCCTTCACATCTCAGCGACGAATGGACATGTTGATGTAATTACAACACTGATGGACAAATGTCCAGACATCTACCAATTGTTGGATGAAAATGATCCAACAGCTCTTCATGTTGCAGTTGAAAGTAGAGAGGAAAAAGTGGTGAAATTTTTTCTTCAATCGATTACATTTCAAGATCTTGTAAATGAGAAAGACAAAGAAGGAAATACAGCTTTTCATTTGGTCTCTGCTCAAGTTGATGTCCAAATTTTAGGAATGCTGGCAAATGACTCTAATATTGATAAAAGGGCTACAAACGATGAAGGAATGACATTTGTTGGCATTATCCTATCAAACAAGAAGCTCAAGGATATAGAAATT GCAGTAACTAACATGCATACACGTGCCCAGTTGAAAATAATGCTGGAGTTGAAGATAGATACTGGTGTAGCAAGTTCGGAACAGAA CCACATCATAGCTGCTGCTACCTTTGCAGTGACTGGTCAACAGGAGGCAATTTCGAAAGCTGCTCAATTGGAAGCAAAAGTAA CAATGGTTGTTGCTACAGGCTTACAAGTAGCCTATCCTGGAAGTCTTCCTCGTGTCATCTTATTAACACTTGTGTTACTGTTTCCCATCGTCTTCACGGCTATTATGTTTACAGCAGTAAATACTATTAAAATGTTCAGATCTACCAGGAGAAAAGAGCCTCACAACACCGTTAGTGGACTCTGGAGCTGA